The Xyrauchen texanus isolate HMW12.3.18 chromosome 13, RBS_HiC_50CHRs, whole genome shotgun sequence genome contains the following window.
agATAGACCTGATGGACCGCGGTTCAAGTCCAGCTGACACATGACACAATAGAGTCGTAGAAGCGGCACGAAATGAGGTGTCTACTTCTGAAAatgcttgtcacctggttcataattaaccctaacacctgtctctcgttatagtgatgtggagggagacataaaaggtACGCCGAGTGcccaaagagggagagagagagtatacagaAAGAGAGTGACCAGCAAGCACAACAGCTACGAGCAGAGAgtgctttttcatttatttataaactttattttattgacGGTTACTGTCGATTGTGTGTGTGGAACTGAAGATTAAAAACCCTGACCTTGAACTTGCTTCGCTGTCTCCTAACTCCTCCATTGCCCCAAACGAAGAGCTTTTTACAGAAACATTGCCATTACTAATTCAAAATGActcaatatatcatccagtgatgctagagtaaataatataaaatgtccTTTGATAATAATTTGGTTTGAAGTTAATGGAAAACTTTGCGAGTTGCTCTCCGTGGTGGTGCAGAATTTGACACCGTCTTCAAAGTCATAGATGGGCAGCATCAACAGATGGCGAGAGGTGGCGACGGTATGCGTAccttcataaaaacattattttttctaATTTTAGGACGTGCCTTGTTGTCTGTCAGACACGTCCAGCGTTTTGTTGAGAAATATGGATGAAGACTATGAGtagctctcactctctctctctctctctctctctctctctctctctctctctctctctctctctctctctctctctctctatatatatatatatataaggcagaTATAGGttgataatcatctggaaaatttTCTGATTATCGATGCATGGAAAAGACATAGATTCCAACCCTAGTCAATGTAATTTCTTGGTGTAGTTTTAGCTTACCCTCCAAGTGATTTAATGTTACCCAGTAATGTTCATCAGGGCTGAAGGTATCTTTAGACCACTTCAGCAAGTCTTGGGCCAGCGGGCTGCTGAGGGCATATTCCACAAACTGTCTTGTCAAGGCGTAATAAGCAGTCCCAAAATAGATAGTCAAGTTGTGCGGAGGAGGTCCCTTCTTTGCACCCTTGCCCTTTCGTGCCACATGGGAGTCTTTTACCTCTTCGTACTGAAACTGAGTCCTGTGCTGCATAGTTGGTGGCTGCTTGACTCCAGGTGTCATATTCCGGTCTTTCCATTCAGAGCTGTGCATGTACCGGACCAACTCCAAGTTGGTTTGGATGGGGAAGTCCTGGCCACACAAGTTTATAACTCTTCTCCATTTTGTTGGAGATCTTACCAGTTCCTTCATGCAGTTGATGTCAGCCTTAAGACGGGAGAAGCCAGCGTAGACCACCCTTTCGCTGACAGATGGCAAGAAGACATTTGGGAAGCACCTTACCAAGTTCTGGACAGTTTTCTTGTATTCTTCTGGCGCTTTAGCGTCTATATGAACGCAGTAGACGTTCTGAGGTGCATAGATCGCTCTCAGGAGCCTCACAAATGTTTCTAGCTCCTTGTGTATGGTGATGATGAAGGCCAAAGGGAACTCTTTTTCCTCTTTGCTCAGTGGCATCATAATGAATTGAAGTTCTGACCGCAATCGAGTGCAGTTCACTTTGGGTTTGTTGATATTGCTGATCTCCTTACAGTTCTTTCGCTGCCATTTATACCCAGAAGATGGCGATGGAAGAATTGGACAGTTGTCGGGCAGGGGTGGGCAGCTCATGACATTTGGAGGGCCAATAGCTTGAGGGATATTGGATACTTTGACTTTCATGTAGATGGTGAAACAGATTAGTATGCAGATTCCAAGACAAAGGAGAAAACCGCACTTGGTGCTCTCAAGCTGGACCATAATAGTCCAGCATTAGAAAAGCATCAATAGATCTTCTGGAAcagagcacaaaaacaaaaattaattaaGCTTGATTCAGGTGCATTCAGCAATATTCATGTTTATGTTCACTGCCACCTAGTGGCATAGATAAAGCATCAAGCACGTTCTCAGTAAATGGGGTATTTAGAGATAAAGCGATTCATATTCAAATGGTTATATGATCACAACATGGGGGCATACATGAATGTGCGCCTAGTATAGCTGGTAGAATAAAGCCATTTTTTCCTCCGCGTACCGTTACGTCTTGCGCACAGTTGAGCCCTGAGTCTTAAATAGTAAACTTCACTGACGCGTATCACAGTTGGTGAactgaaggtcagattatatattattaaacatataatggtttttagatgtttataatgattcaTTATAATAGAAAAGATGCGATCGTGAATGCGCTTGCCGGATATGCGTGCCGCCATATTTTCATTGCAATGCAAGATGGGATTCTGAGTTTGGGAGAAGGCTCGAACTAACTGACttgtttgtatattctttgtctatgtctcgtttggaaggatgcctcctccggaggtcgcatttgtcggacGCATACGttatcgaggctgtctcgtttcatatttttatttgtattggtaatacaaaaaaggtaaaaacatttgtaaatgtatgtgCATATACATTAAAGTCATTGACAGATAAAAAATAAGACGCGACCTCAGCCGTTGAAGCCAGAAAACATGGCCGCAGCGCTGCATCTAAATTGTGCACTCTGATGGTAACggctttatacttttatttagtgattgttttaaagtttgtaatatatataaaaataaagatattgttatgttgaaaagactatttgagctgctggttcattatgacaaccgaTTTTAAATGcagatcacaccagtttgatcatACGCATCTGAGCCTAGCCTAacgtaatcacaccggtttgatcgtacatgCATAAGGGTTAAGAccgatatgactggagtcttcatctcaagtttgtatgcattatttttgacatttaaaaaaaatactctactaataatatttatttgtttttagaaatattaaaaaaatgactGCGTGCTCCTTTATTTAGGTGCTTTCTGCATTGGCGTAGTACCACGCCATGCGCATCAAAATTaagttattgtcatttttttcagcGCAAGTTAGTGTTATTTGCCTACCGCAATTAGTGTTGTGCCAGCAGTAATCAGAATTTAGATTTTAAGAGGATGATTTGTTCATTTTCTAGTTATCAGGCAAGCAGCAATTCAGCAATTGTAATGATTTAAGCAATTGAAAGTGTATTTTTCATAAAGAAtatgaagcctacatttaggactATTAAGATGTATTTGCttgctgtaattattttcaagacacATTTGCACAAATACTGGCCTTATTCACATATGTGGAAAAGTTTCTCAATCTAACATTGGGTTTGCCTATAGAAGCACTTGCTTTTGTTtagtattttgtgtgttttttcagctgtaaagttgttgaaaatgtaatttagggTTGGATAtacttacacagaaaaggttagtaatctATTTATCAagcaaaaataattgtaattctCATATTATTTGCCTCTtgcagctatacttttgaaacagtgaggattttattgtttacggattggccctattcgcttccattgttagtgcctcactgtaacagatttgtgctttttttagagcaaaggagggatgagtcgaaatacattttttgtgataTTCAACATTACAAACCCAGAAATTTCCTTTAAGGATATTATAGGGAATGTTTTGGGGAATTTCAGACtggttaatttattattcaagtaAGTGTTTCAATGGCTTAAACTTAAACTCTTCACTTCACCTTGAAATCAAACACTTAGAAAGTATGTTATTGACTGTTTcattgtgtgacagggcggagggtgtggccgggttgtgatcatacacacccgtatcccttatcaggctaattaagcctccgagagggataaaggccgactgcggaaggtggtgcgacgagagagatcgtttacggtcagctgaccgtcatctgtttttgtgtctttggtttcagttttacattaaactattatttatactgtcaggccggttctccgatacgccgatagcttggtccttggccactcctccaccctctaacgaacgacagctgtgcctccccgggcggattggaggcagtcctccagcccctggcggacagaatgccCCACTGCgctctcggggaacagaaggggtctcctccgcccctggcagcggccctgactgctccaggcagtcggttaggagccccttctcccttcgcggctgctccattggggtggatggtagtagcgagaactctactacggcgtatccctcctccttc
Protein-coding sequences here:
- the LOC127653886 gene encoding beta-1,3-galactosyl-O-glycosyl-glycoprotein beta-1,6-N-acetylglucosaminyltransferase 7-like yields the protein MVQLESTKCGFLLCLGICILICFTIYMKVKVSNIPQAIGPPNVMSCPPLPDNCPILPSPSSGYKWQRKNCKEISNINKPKVNCTRLRSELQFIMMPLSKEEKEFPLAFIITIHKELETFVRLLRAIYAPQNVYCVHIDAKAPEEYKKTVQNLVRCFPNVFLPSVSERVVYAGFSRLKADINCMKELVRSPTKWRRVINLCGQDFPIQTNLELVRYMHSSEWKDRNMTPGVKQPPTMQHRTQFQYEEVKDSHVARKGKGAKKGPPPHNLTIYFGTAYYALTRQFVEYALSSPLAQDLLKWSKDTFSPDEHYWVTLNHLEEAPGSFVKGGWEGNIRAIKWRDQEGTAHQGCEGRYVRDICIFGIGDLPWVVNKDSMFANKFETASFLEALDCMELWHRNKLLQQAKVPIQPSWNLAKVVNVNSRRLNVKTVLDQI